A genomic segment from Modestobacter roseus encodes:
- the rsgA gene encoding ribosome small subunit-dependent GTPase A: protein MDSRSDEDDVRVRPTRHGSRPRTRTRPAHDDAVPGMVIAVDRGRMQVRVEGPDGAPVDVTAMRARELGKHGVVVGDRVRIVGDTSGRTDTLARIVVIEDRATSLRRTADDTDPTERIVVANAELLVVVTSVTDPEPALGFLDRCLVAAYAGGLAPLLCLTKTDLASPQPLLDRYAGLEVEAVPMSREASLAELLERLTGRMSVLVGQSGVGKSTLVNRLVPDAFRATGDVSKIGKGRHTSSSAVLLDLPGGGTVIDTPGIRSLGLAHVTAQDVLAAFDDLAEAAVDCPPGCGHTAEDPECALDAWAADGPPARAERLGSFRRLITAVGHVT from the coding sequence ATGGACAGCCGGTCCGACGAGGACGACGTCCGGGTCCGGCCGACCCGGCACGGCTCCCGCCCGCGCACCCGCACCCGGCCGGCGCACGACGACGCCGTCCCCGGGATGGTCATCGCCGTCGACCGCGGCCGGATGCAGGTGCGGGTCGAGGGCCCGGACGGCGCCCCGGTCGACGTGACCGCGATGCGCGCGCGGGAGCTCGGCAAGCACGGTGTGGTCGTGGGCGACCGGGTGCGGATCGTCGGCGACACCTCCGGCCGGACGGACACCCTGGCCCGGATCGTGGTGATCGAGGACCGGGCGACGTCGCTGCGCCGCACCGCCGACGACACCGACCCGACCGAGCGGATCGTGGTGGCCAACGCCGAGCTGCTGGTCGTCGTCACCTCGGTGACCGACCCCGAGCCGGCGCTGGGCTTCCTGGACCGCTGCCTCGTCGCCGCCTACGCCGGCGGGCTGGCCCCCCTGCTGTGCCTGACCAAGACCGACCTGGCCAGCCCGCAGCCGCTGCTGGACCGGTACGCCGGGCTGGAGGTCGAGGCGGTGCCGATGTCGCGCGAGGCGTCGCTGGCGGAGCTGCTCGAGCGGCTGACCGGGCGGATGAGCGTGCTGGTCGGCCAGTCCGGGGTCGGCAAGTCGACCCTGGTCAACCGGCTGGTGCCGGACGCCTTCCGGGCCACCGGCGACGTCAGCAAGATCGGCAAGGGCCGGCACACGTCGTCCTCGGCGGTGCTCCTGGACCTCCCCGGTGGCGGCACCGTCATCGACACCCCGGGCATCCGGTCGCTGGGGCTGGCCCACGTCACCGCCCAGGACGTGCTGGCCGCCTTCGACGACCTCGCCGAGGCCGCCGTCGACTGCCCGCCCGGCTGCGGGCACACCGCCGAGGACCCGGAGTGCGCGCTCGACGCGTGGGCCGCCGACGGGCCGCCCGCCCGCGCCGAGCGGCTGGGCAGCTTCCGCCGGCTGATCACCGCCGTCGGCCACGTGACGTGA
- a CDS encoding peptidase E, which yields MQRQVFAFSGVLAPRPGERGNQPLIEHVLRLGRDRRTAEGPVRVCYVPTAVGDDPTAVSVYDRVFGNRGDVTLSTLRLFPRPSEPDARRHLLTQDVVLVEGGSLVNLLAVWRAHDLPAVLRECWEAGIVLAGTGAGSQCWHVGGPTDALGDRLAPLTEGLGLLPFSNNVHDADGELPRRDAYRRSVAQGELPGGYATEDGVGLHYIGAALAEAVTVRPGAQAWHVRPDGTGGWSERALPTRPI from the coding sequence GTGCAACGGCAGGTCTTCGCCTTCTCCGGGGTGCTCGCGCCCCGGCCGGGCGAGCGCGGCAACCAGCCGCTCATCGAGCACGTGCTCCGCCTGGGCCGGGACCGGCGTACCGCCGAGGGGCCGGTGCGGGTCTGCTACGTCCCGACGGCCGTGGGCGACGACCCGACCGCGGTCTCGGTCTACGACCGGGTCTTCGGCAACCGGGGCGACGTCACGCTCAGCACGCTGCGGCTGTTCCCGCGGCCGAGCGAGCCCGACGCGCGCCGCCACCTGCTCACCCAGGACGTCGTGCTCGTCGAGGGCGGCAGCCTGGTCAACCTGCTGGCCGTCTGGCGCGCGCACGACCTGCCCGCCGTGCTGCGCGAGTGCTGGGAGGCCGGGATCGTGCTGGCCGGCACCGGCGCAGGCAGCCAGTGCTGGCACGTGGGCGGCCCCACCGACGCCCTCGGTGACCGGCTCGCGCCGCTGACCGAGGGGTTGGGCCTGCTGCCGTTCAGCAACAACGTGCACGACGCCGACGGGGAGCTCCCTCGCCGGGACGCCTACCGCCGGTCGGTGGCGCAGGGCGAACTGCCCGGGGGGTACGCGACCGAGGACGGCGTCGGTCTGCACTACATCGGCGCGGCGCTCGCCGAGGCGGTCACCGTCCGGCCCGGGGCCCAGGCGTGGCACGTGCGCCCCGACGGCACCGGCGGCTGGTCCGAGCGCGCGCTGCCGACGCGCCCGATCTGA
- a CDS encoding DUF2795 domain-containing protein, with translation MVSPIDIQKALGGIDYPATKEDAVSHAESNGGSDEVLDALRGMGDGEYDTPAAVEKAVFNS, from the coding sequence ATGGTGAGCCCGATCGACATCCAGAAGGCCCTCGGCGGCATCGACTACCCGGCGACGAAGGAGGACGCGGTCTCGCACGCGGAGTCCAACGGCGGCAGCGACGAGGTGCTCGACGCGCTGCGCGGCATGGGCGACGGCGAGTACGACACCCCCGCGGCGGTGGAGAAGGCGGTTTTCAACAGCTGA
- the hisN gene encoding histidinol-phosphatase yields MTPGMRGYTEDMRLAHVLADQADAISLDRFRAQDLRVETKPDLTPVTDADRAVEEQLRATLSRARTRDAVLGEEFGSTGRGDRRWVIDPIDGTKNFVRGVPVWATLIALLEGEVPVVGLVSAPALNRRWWAAADVGAWTGRRLESATRCTVSQVASLADASLSYSSLSGWEEQGRLEPFLDLTRSVWRTRAYGDFWSYMMVAEGAVDVACEPEVSLWDLAALDVIVREAGGSFSDLEGAAGPAGGSAVASNGVLHADVLTALASR; encoded by the coding sequence ATGACACCGGGGATGCGCGGCTACACCGAGGACATGCGCCTGGCGCACGTCCTCGCCGACCAGGCCGACGCGATCAGCCTCGACCGGTTCCGGGCGCAGGACCTGCGGGTGGAGACCAAGCCCGACCTCACCCCCGTCACCGACGCCGACCGGGCGGTCGAGGAGCAGCTGCGGGCCACCCTCTCCCGGGCCCGGACGCGGGACGCCGTCCTCGGCGAGGAGTTCGGCAGCACCGGACGGGGTGACCGGCGCTGGGTGATCGACCCCATCGACGGCACGAAGAACTTCGTCCGCGGCGTGCCGGTGTGGGCGACCCTCATCGCCCTGCTGGAGGGCGAGGTCCCGGTCGTCGGGCTGGTCTCCGCGCCGGCGCTGAACCGGCGCTGGTGGGCCGCCGCCGACGTCGGCGCCTGGACCGGCCGCCGGCTGGAGAGCGCGACCCGCTGCACCGTCTCCCAGGTGGCCAGCCTGGCCGACGCCAGCCTCTCCTACTCCAGCCTCTCCGGCTGGGAGGAGCAGGGCCGTCTCGAGCCGTTCCTGGACCTGACCCGATCGGTGTGGCGGACCCGCGCCTACGGGGACTTCTGGAGCTACATGATGGTCGCCGAGGGCGCCGTGGACGTGGCCTGCGAACCCGAGGTCTCGCTCTGGGACCTGGCCGCGCTCGACGTCATCGTGCGGGAGGCCGGCGGCAGCTTCAGCGACCTCGAGGGCGCCGCGGGCCCGGCGGGCGGCAGCGCGGTCGCCAGCAACGGCGTGCTGCACGCCGACGTGCTGACCGCGCTCGCCTCCCGCTGA
- a CDS encoding DUF2087 domain-containing protein, with product MEARTIVGLLADPVRLKVVAALALGAGTIEQVAEVAGLSLQEVALAARRLARGGLVGRDGHRLTLHEDRFGSAARAAAAREPAPEPLSADPAEDAVLQAFVRDGRLTGIPAQQGKRRVVLAHLVHVFDAGVRYPEREVNALLAAWHPDVAALRRYLVDEGLLSRDGAGVYWRSGGYVHGVDD from the coding sequence GTGGAGGCGCGGACGATCGTCGGGCTGCTGGCCGATCCGGTCCGGCTGAAGGTGGTGGCCGCGCTCGCGCTCGGTGCCGGCACGATCGAGCAGGTCGCCGAGGTCGCGGGACTCTCCCTCCAGGAGGTCGCGCTGGCCGCCCGCCGACTGGCCCGCGGCGGCCTCGTCGGCCGCGACGGTCACCGGCTCACGCTGCACGAGGACCGCTTCGGCAGCGCCGCCCGGGCCGCCGCCGCGCGCGAACCGGCCCCCGAGCCGCTGTCCGCGGACCCCGCGGAGGACGCCGTGCTGCAGGCCTTCGTGCGCGACGGCCGGCTGACCGGGATCCCCGCGCAGCAGGGCAAACGGCGGGTGGTGCTGGCGCACCTGGTGCACGTCTTCGACGCCGGCGTGCGGTACCCGGAGCGCGAGGTGAACGCCCTCCTGGCAGCCTGGCACCCCGACGTGGCCGCGCTCCGCCGGTACCTGGTCGACGAGGGGCTGCTCTCGCGCGACGGCGCCGGGGTCTACTGGCGCAGCGGGGGCTACGTGCACGGCGTCGACGACTGA